Within the Micromonospora citrea genome, the region CGGCACCATTCCACGACAGGGCGTCACCGAGCGCCGGCGGAGTGACGACATGGCGGATGTCCCTGGCAGCACCGGCAGCACCGGCCGGCGGCGGGCGGTCGCCGCCGGCAAGACCTCTTCGCGGGTACGCATGTCGGCGGCCCAGCGGCGCGAGCAGCTGATCTCGATCGCCCGGCAGATCTTCGCCGAGCGCGGTTTCGACGCCACCTCGATAGAGGAGGTGGCGGCCCGCGCGAAGGTCTCCAAGCCGGTGGTCTACGAGCACTTCGGCGGCAAGGAGGGGCTCTACGCGGTGGTGGTGGACCGGGAGGTCCGGGCCCTGCTGGACAGGATCACCACGGCGTTGACCGCCGGTCATCCGCGTGAGCTGCTGGAGCAGGCGGCGATGGCCCTGCTGACCTACATCGAGGAGGAGACCGACGGCTTCCGGGTGCTGGTGCGCGAGTCCCCGGTGCTGTCGGCGACGGGCAACTTCAGCAGCGTCATGAACGACGTTGCGCACCAGGTGGAGCACATCCTGGGCGCCGAGTTCTCCAGCCGGGGCTACGACCCGAAGCTGGCCGAGCTCTACTCGCAGGCGCTGGTGGGCATGGTGGCGTTGACCGGCCGGTGGTGGCTGGAGGTGCGCAAGCCGCGCAAGGAGACGGTCGGGGCGCACCTGGTCAACCTGGCGTGGAACGGGCTGTCGCACCTGGAGGCCAAGCCGGGCCTGATCACGGCGCGGGGCCGCTGACCGCCGCGAGGCCCGTGAGCCAAGCGGGGGCCGCTGATCGCCGCGAGGCCCGTGAGCCAAGCGGGGCCGCTGATCGCCGCGAGGCCCTGAGCGACGCGAGGCCCTGAGCGACGCGAGGCCCTGAGCGACGCGAGGCCCTGAGCGACGCGAGACCCCGGAGCGGCGCGGGCGGTCAGCGGTGCGCCTCGGAGACCGGGTGGTGGCGGCGCCGCCGCTCCTCCTCGGCGTGCTCGTCGGTGCCGACCTTGTCGTAGAGGCCGGTGCCGAGCAGGAGCAGCCCGAAGATCATCGACACGATGACCGTGGACA harbors:
- a CDS encoding TetR/AcrR family transcriptional regulator; this encodes MADVPGSTGSTGRRRAVAAGKTSSRVRMSAAQRREQLISIARQIFAERGFDATSIEEVAARAKVSKPVVYEHFGGKEGLYAVVVDREVRALLDRITTALTAGHPRELLEQAAMALLTYIEEETDGFRVLVRESPVLSATGNFSSVMNDVAHQVEHILGAEFSSRGYDPKLAELYSQALVGMVALTGRWWLEVRKPRKETVGAHLVNLAWNGLSHLEAKPGLITARGR